From Streptomyces sp. TLI_235, a single genomic window includes:
- a CDS encoding 2-isopropylmalate synthase, translating to MTEQSSVARAFIDRPTPITANTVQQKPSGMPFHRYVPFGTVDLPDRTWPSKVITQAPRWLSTDLRDGNQALIDPMSPARKRKMFDLLVRMGYKEIEVGFPSSGATDFNFVRSLIEENAIPEDVTISVLTQAREDLIERTVESLKGAPRATVHLYNATSPLFRRVVFKGSKDDIKAIAVDGTRLVMEYAEKILGDETVLGYEYSPEIFIDTELDFALEVCEAVMDVWQPGEGREIILNLPTTVERSTPNVYADKIEWMSRNLSRREFVCLSTHPHNDRGTGVASAELAVMAGADRVEGCLFGQGERTGNLDLVNVGMNLFSQGVDPMIDFSDIDEIRRTAEYCNQMGVAERHPYAGDLVYTSFSGSHQDAIKKGFDALEADAAAAGVPVGEFTWGVPYLPIDPKDVGRSYEAVIRVNSQSGKGGIAYVLKNDHKLDLPRRMQIEFSKNIQSKTDAEGGEVTPAEIWAVFQDEYLPTPENAWGRITLDGPRSLTTEDGRDVLHAEAVVDGERTALTGSGNGPVSAFVDALAGIGLDVRVLDYAEHALSEGGDAQAAAYVECAVDGKVLWGVGIDGNTVLASLKALVSAVNRAQRG from the coding sequence ATGACCGAGCAGTCGTCCGTCGCCCGCGCGTTCATCGACCGCCCCACCCCGATCACGGCGAACACGGTGCAGCAGAAGCCCTCCGGGATGCCGTTCCACCGCTACGTACCCTTCGGCACCGTCGACCTGCCCGACCGCACCTGGCCGAGCAAGGTGATCACGCAGGCCCCGCGCTGGCTGTCCACCGACCTGCGGGACGGCAACCAGGCCCTGATCGACCCGATGTCCCCCGCCCGCAAGCGCAAGATGTTCGACCTGCTGGTGCGCATGGGCTACAAGGAGATCGAGGTCGGCTTCCCGTCCTCCGGCGCCACCGACTTCAACTTCGTGCGCTCCCTGATCGAGGAGAACGCGATCCCCGAGGACGTCACCATCTCGGTGCTGACCCAGGCCCGCGAGGACCTGATCGAGCGCACCGTGGAGTCGCTGAAGGGCGCCCCCCGGGCCACCGTCCACCTGTACAACGCGACCTCCCCGCTGTTCCGCCGGGTGGTCTTCAAGGGCAGCAAGGACGACATCAAGGCGATCGCCGTGGACGGCACCCGCCTGGTGATGGAGTACGCCGAGAAGATCCTGGGCGACGAGACCGTCCTGGGCTACGAGTACTCGCCGGAGATCTTCATCGACACCGAGCTGGACTTCGCGCTGGAGGTCTGCGAGGCGGTCATGGACGTCTGGCAGCCGGGCGAGGGCCGCGAGATCATCCTGAACCTGCCGACCACCGTCGAGCGGTCCACCCCGAACGTCTACGCCGACAAGATCGAGTGGATGTCGCGGAACCTGTCCCGCCGCGAGTTCGTCTGCCTGTCCACCCACCCGCACAACGACCGCGGCACCGGCGTGGCCTCCGCCGAGCTGGCCGTGATGGCCGGCGCCGACCGCGTCGAGGGCTGCCTGTTCGGCCAGGGCGAGCGCACCGGCAACCTGGACCTGGTCAACGTCGGCATGAACCTGTTCTCGCAGGGCGTCGACCCGATGATCGACTTCTCCGACATCGACGAGATCCGCCGCACCGCCGAGTACTGCAACCAGATGGGCGTCGCCGAGCGCCACCCCTACGCCGGCGACCTGGTGTACACCTCCTTCTCCGGCTCGCACCAGGACGCCATCAAGAAGGGCTTCGACGCCCTGGAGGCCGACGCGGCCGCCGCCGGCGTCCCGGTCGGCGAGTTCACCTGGGGCGTCCCGTACCTGCCGATCGACCCGAAGGACGTCGGCCGCTCCTACGAGGCGGTCATCCGGGTCAACAGCCAGTCCGGCAAGGGCGGCATCGCGTACGTCCTGAAGAACGACCACAAGCTGGACCTGCCGCGCCGGATGCAGATCGAGTTCTCGAAGAACATCCAGTCGAAGACCGACGCCGAGGGCGGCGAGGTCACCCCGGCCGAGATCTGGGCGGTCTTCCAGGACGAGTACCTGCCGACCCCGGAGAACGCGTGGGGCCGCATCACGCTGGACGGCCCGCGCAGCCTGACCACCGAGGACGGCCGCGACGTGCTGCACGCCGAGGCCGTGGTGGACGGCGAGCGCACCGCGCTGACCGGCTCCGGCAACGGCCCGGTCTCCGCCTTCGTCGACGCCCTGGCCGGCATCGGCCTGGACGTCCGCGTCCTGGACTACGCCGAGCACGCGCTGAGCGAGGGCGGCGACGCCCAGGCCGCCGCCTACGTCGAGTGCGCCGTCGACGGCAAGGTGCTGTGGGGCGTCGGCATCGACGGCAACACCGTGCTGGCCTCGCTGAAGGCCCTGGTGAGCGCCGTCAACCGCGCGCAGCGCGGCTGA